A single window of Alosa alosa isolate M-15738 ecotype Scorff River chromosome 11, AALO_Geno_1.1, whole genome shotgun sequence DNA harbors:
- the LOC125302902 gene encoding four-jointed box protein 1-like, whose protein sequence is MRFVSANLLALFFLCTCSSVLYVWSRLEDRLGRHKRGLHGAGAHFAYGKSVDLSARTFRALLAVPSAQKSHHSNRVEIHNSSNTKDKAINASKGDYHSHVTKLTSNKREALRLTEIIEDGIFWSQRLEDYLPVGFSKEHAQAWRQRARGSLVVSLEPGCGRVSNQLATFSDGSKACVRYGINADQIQGETLSYYLANLLGITNIPPIILSRLNVDGEQWDSVRHRIDGLQWSAGAIVSLTEWVANLTGVVTPAPLRQESKGLHPLLTELENKTIAGLVELVQWTDLIMFDYLTANFDRLVSNLFSLQWDARVMERDTSNLLRTLSGDLVFIDNEAGLVHGYRVLDMWERYHSSVLSSVCLFRKGTAQHIIDLHRSRDTRLRLFELYRDREPLAPELGFLSDEHARTLQGRIDRLYKHIVNCKDKYSQL, encoded by the coding sequence ATGAGGTTTGTGTCTGCGAACTTACTTGCCCTGTTCTTTCTGTGCACTTGTTCTAGTGTGCTCTACGTCTGGAGCAGATTAGAAGACAGACTGGGAAGACACAAACGGGGGCTTCATGGAGCCGGAGCTCATTTCGCTTATGGTAAATCTGTGGACCTTTCAGCAAGAACTTTCAGGGCACTCCTCGCTGTCCCATCCGCTCAGAAATCGCATCACTCTAACAGAGTAGAGATTCATAATTCCAGTAATACGAAGGATAAAGCTATTAATGCATCAAAGGGGGATTATCATAGCCATGTAACTAAATTGACGTCGAATAAACGAGAAGCTCTGCGTCTTACCGAAATAATCGAAGACGGAATATTTTGGAGTCAGAGACTGGAAGATTATCTCCCAGTAGGCTTCAGTAAAGAACATGCCCAGGCGTGGAGACAGAGAGCCCGGGGCAGCCTCGTTGTCTCACTGGAGCCAGGCTGCGGCAGGGTTTCTAACCAGCTGGCCACTTTTTCAGATGGCAGTAAAGCATGTGTGCGTTATGGGATAAACGCAGACCAGATACAAGGAGAAACTTTGTCCTATTACTTGGCTAATCTTCTCGGCATCACAAACATACCGCCTATCATCCTCTCCCGACTGAACGTTGACGGCGAACAATGGGACTCTGTGAGGCATAGAATTGATGGCTTGCAGTGGTCGGCGGGAGCGATTGTGTCCCTAACTGAATGGGTCGCAAACCTCACAGGAGTCGTTACACCTGCGCCTCTGCGGCAGGAGAGCAAGGGTCTTCATCCTTTGCTGACGGAGCTTGAGAACAAAACGATAGCGGGCCTGGTCGAGCTTGTTCAGTGGACTGACCTAATAATGTTTGACTACCTAACAGCGAACTTCGACAGGCTGGTTAGCAATCTCTTCAGTCTGCAGTGGGACGCCCGGGTAATGGAGAGGGATACTAGCAACCTTCTGAGAACACTGAGCGGGGATTTGGTTTTCATAGACAATGAAGCCGGCCTGGTGCACGGGTACCGCGTGCTTGATATGTGGGAGCGGTACCATAGCAGCGTCCTGAGCTCGGTGTGTTTGTTTCGAAAGGGGACAGCGCAGCACATCATAGACCTGCACCGCTCCAGAGATACGCGACTGCGGCTGTTCGAGCTGTACCGGGACAGGGAGCCGTTAGCCCCAGAATTGGGCTTTCTGTCCGACGAGCACGCACGGACATTGCAAGGCAGAATTGACAGactgtacaaacacatagtGAATTGTAAAGACAAGTACAGTCAGTTATAG